ATTAATGTTTGTTCCTAATTGGCTCAGGCGCTGTCTTTGGGTAGTAAACTCCTGCAAATGGGATTGCTGATTTTCAGGACTTTTCATGTACAGGTCCAGCAATTCATCAATGGATTTACAATTGTTTATTTTGTCTGTAAGATCAGGAGGGAGATTTACCTTTGGGTCTGTTGACCCCTGATTGCACCATTCCAGAATTTCTATACCCATGTCAGGTGTAATTATTACTGGTGGCTTGTTCATGAATAAACCAGTCCTGTCTTTACTTGCAGTGGCCTGATTTTTCATATCAAGGTCAAGTACTAATGTAAATTCATAGTCCATACCCTCTCTGGTAATAGCTTTCATTCCTACTTTTTCAGGAACCATCTTCCCGTTTTTTTCGGTAAGAACGTAATCCTGCTTAGTTCTTATAGTGGAAATAACGTGAACAGGTGATTGTAGAATGGCTTGTACAAATGAATTGTGCATCGGTGTGACCTTATTCCAGTTGGTATACGAATTGCCAGTCATGTTCCCATGAATATCAAGAATATACTCCCATTCATGGGTGATGGAATCAATAATAATAGCCTCTATACCTTTCTGCTGGCAGGTTATAATAGCATTAATATATTTCTCAGTAGTAAATGGAGGTGATAATGTTAATACCTGATAGGGGCCTAAATCCGCATACAGATCTGCCGAATTATTCTCAGTATCAATGATGGCTATTTTGTTCCAGCATCCGCATAGACCATAGGCTGTAAGCAGGCTGCTCTTAGTTTTCCCTGAGCCACTTGGGCCAGCCAATGCCATTTTTATTTTTGCTTTATTTCTTTGCGCTTGACGAAGTTGCATGTTTCAGGATTTTGAATAGTAAATAAAAAGGACAAGATGAAATTCACCTTGCCCCGTTAATAAGAAAATTCTGGATGGTCAGCTTCCTTGTAATTGCGGTGTATTCGCCTTACTAAAGGATTCAGGTTGGTACGAATAGGTATGCGCCAGACTAATGACTTCGCCCGTCTGCTGTACAGTATAATCATAAGGATCACACTCTATACGTTCAATTGTACCGGACATTTGTGTCCCTATCAGCATTTTTGCGGTGGATTCGTCAAACGTAGATGGAATGCTAGATTTCTTTGCAGTAGCGTAGAACTTTCCAGTTTGCTGGCTTTGAATCATTTCAATACCACTTTGAATCTCCAGTGTAATAAATGTCTTTCCTGTGCTGCTTTTACGCACATGGTAATTTGTGATGGTAACCATTGAGGTAGATTTTTAGGTGAATTAATGACAGTGAGGTTCAGACACCGGGGGGAACGGTGGAACCTTTCGGGATGGGGCGGTGGTTGGGAGGGACCTTGGTATCCGCGTGAATACAAGGCGGGGGAGCAAGCGTGGGCGAGATTGCTTAATCAATAAAGTACTTTCTTAAAGCCAGGCTCCATTCTTTCAGCACTCCTGTATATTCTTCTATAGGGGATGTTTTAGCCTGTTCCAATTCCTTTATGAATGCGGTATTCAGTGCTAGATCATCCCCAATGAAGGAAAGCCGATAGCACATCATTATTGGTAGTCCTGCTGAAAGATGCTTTAAGTAATTTAACAGGTCAGTTGTAGAATGGAGAGTCAACTCCATATCTCCCTGCTCCAGCCTGTTTAATTCAGGATCGATAAGGTTATTGGTTTCCCTTATGGGGTCCTTACAGGAGCGACTTAGGGGATAGACATAGTAGACTCCCAGTTCGTTGAACCGCGTGTAAATTTTGATTGCTCTTTTTGTTGAAGTGATATTTAGTATGCAAACCACTTCAAAATTAAACTCAACGAAGGGGAGGCTGGTATATTTATTCCATAATTCTTTTTGCTCCGGAGTTAATGGCAGGTATTCTTCTTTTGGAAAATTTTCAAGTGATGGCCAGTGCATATGAGTGAGCAGTGTGCTTTACTTTTTTTGACTTGAATTTAAAAAAGCATACAGAACAATGATGATAATAATTATACCAACGAGATACTTCCATGCCATATCAAACGCCACAATACTGAAGTAAAGAAGCACTAAACCTGCTACTACACCAATTACGTTTCCAATTTTTACAATGTACTTTTCAGAAGAGCGCCTCATCCGGGCTGCCAAAATAACTAATAGTCCGCTTGCAATAATTCTTTCGAATATTTCATCACTAGTATAACCCCAATGTGTTTCATAGTATTCAATTCCTCTTTGAGCTTTTAGTGCTAATGTCTTTAATAGAAAGCAAATAAGAAGGAGTAGCCATTTTCTGTGATTCATTGTAAATGATATTTTTTTTCTATTTGTTAATTTCCATACTAATTAATCCGGTATGATTCTTTATATCATTTTTAATGTTGAGGACAAATTTAGCATAATAGTTATCAGGTAATTGGCTAACTATTTTATAACTTTGATACCCTCCCCTAACTGTAGAAACTTGTCCTTTACGATTTAAGTCCTCTATCAACTTTACCGCGAAATCAAACTTGTCTGGTGTAAACATCATGAAAATCTGATATTTGTTCTTTTTAATAGAGATTGCATATTGGGAGTTATCTATCCAAAGAAAGGCTTCATTGTATCCGGTTGAATAGTTATATGACACTTCATAACCATAGGCTGTCATAGTTTTAATAAAGATGCTTTCATCGCATAATGTGAGTCCAATTAGGTTTGAATAAGTAGGTTCTATAACCTTAGCACCGTTCAGCATGACATGGTCATATTCTGGGATTTTCTGCGCCTTTATTATTAGAGGTGGAATAGCAAGAATAACTAATAAGAAGACGCTCCGTACATTTTGCATAGGTATTTCGTGTTTTAGATTGTTTTGAAAAGTATCTATTGATTTATAGGGAATCTACCTTATCGAAAGTAGGCTATTTTTCAAAATAGAGCAAATTTGCTCTTATTTAGGTTGA
The Chitinophaga sp. MM2321 DNA segment above includes these coding regions:
- a CDS encoding AAA family ATPase, which gives rise to MQLRQAQRNKAKIKMALAGPSGSGKTKSSLLTAYGLCGCWNKIAIIDTENNSADLYADLGPYQVLTLSPPFTTEKYINAIITCQQKGIEAIIIDSITHEWEYILDIHGNMTGNSYTNWNKVTPMHNSFVQAILQSPVHVISTIRTKQDYVLTEKNGKMVPEKVGMKAITREGMDYEFTLVLDLDMKNQATASKDRTGLFMNKPPVIITPDMGIEILEWCNQGSTDPKVNLPPDLTDKINNCKSIDELLDLYMKSPENQQSHLQEFTTQRQRLSQLGTNINNQ